CAAACACATCGTTATATTTCTTTCCAGACTCCACGGTTCACATTTCTCTGTGTCTGGCTGTGGAAAAGGGTCTGGCAATGGTAAGTACTCACGTAGATAGTTTCGGGCGCAAGATTTTGGCAAAggcaatttgattgattgaagaAGCCGCAGCATTTTGCTAGTGTTATATGGTTATTGGTTGCACTTTGCTAATAATTTTAGAGATTCGTAagttttatttacaaaaaaattacaattgtTTTGAAAAAATGAAAGGAATTGTTAGGCAACTGtgtctagagtctagacgGAATGGCTTTACATCGAATTGGAGTATATAAAAAGAAATGTAGCATAAATGCAATGAGTTGATCTTGCGGCTCGTATTTCTTTTGAATCTCTTACACTATAGCAGGAGATTATATCTGATATCTGATATATCCAATTAACGTCAAAGGAAGCTTCCCGCTTTGTTTTGCGATGTTCAGGCATCTACTTCTTACAACATTTACCCCTctaatcatttatttatttggatcTCATTGAGGCATTTAGTTTAGGGATGCTTTAGGGGAATGAAAAGGTAAACAATTTCTTCTCTGAAAAGGCATAACATggttttgaatttttgaaCCCTTTTAAACATTTGATAGGGTTTGACTCGTAGTCAGAATACTCGCACAACATTTTATCTACATAACCCTTTTAGTCACTTAAGTCTCTCCACTGCATATGCATAACGTAACTGTTTATTGTTCGGACAAGTACACTATAacatataaaagaaaacaatttcatgGTCGACACATAAACAGCATGAGGGAGTGATTGATTGAGTGAAGAAAAGGACAGCTCTTCTGTTGCatgtaaaaatatatgtagaaagGTATGCGAATGTATGGCGAGGTGTGATTCGTGATTGGCGATTAAATTGCGGGTCATCATTCTTTCATTCCTCAGACAATGCGTACGCCGGCTTGATCACAGTATTTCTGCAAGATCTGTTTGTAGTCCTGTTCGAGGGGGCCCAACAGGTTGGTCAGCTCTCCCGGTCGCTTCTGCGAGTACTTGGACAGTGCATTGACCAGAAATTGTCGGGCATCGGTAATTTCGGCCAGGTGATCCTGCTGCTTGGGCTGGGCATGGGTGAGCTGGGCAAAGGCCACTTGATAGCCCGCATCGGGATCTTCGGCCACACCGCCAACAATCTCACCACCCTCAATGCCCTTCAAAGACTCCAGCGGATGCTCAAACATGTCGATTAAGGCGTGGAGCAGTCTCGGCCAGAATTGGGCATATTGAGGCAAAACCATTTCCGGGGTTTCGGTTAGAAGTTTGGTCACACCCACGGCCACCATTTTGCGATCCAGCTCCTTGACGACCTTCTGCAGATCCGTGATAAAAATGCGCTCCAACAGCATGCCGAACATGTTGGGTTGGATTTCGTCTATAAGCTTTGCCAGATGACTTCCATCGGCCTTGATCACATAGAAGCAGAAGAACACTATGATGCCGGAGATGTATTTGGGCGTCTTCGACAGCGACAGTCGCTGGAAGAGCAGCCCAAAGATCTGACGCATGCTCGATTGCATTTCAGCGGCCGGATAATAGGAGAGAAGATTCTGCAGCAAGTAGAAGCCTTCGTGGTCGTTGGCCTTCGAGGCAATCATTTTTTGGAAGATGCCCAAAATGCCgttctgcaaaaaaaaaggaagtcaatcaatcagaatggatatatttaaatatatttagagcACATACCAGTTTTCCCATGGCCTGAATCTGGGCAGCACCCTGCTTCACAAAGGCACAGATGAGCCGAATCAGAGGCGTCACATTGCCTGTTCGATCCCACAGGGCGGGCGATAGCAGGCAAGGAAACAGCGCCCAGTAAGGCTCTGGAATGGAGCCGCTGCCCTCGCGCACTTCCAGCAAAACTGACAGCATCTGAAAGACGTAGGGCATAAACTCGACAATATCCTGCTGCAGTATGCCCTGGAAAACTGGGAACAAAGCCTCCTCGAAAGAGCTGACAGCCGAGGCATCTGCCTGGCAGACGATTCTAAAGACAAGAGCAAATTAGTTGGACAATCGAAGAGAGAGGTGAAGCACTCACTTTATGGACAGCGCCAGCGTTTCGAAGAGATAATGATTAAAATGCGGACGTGATGGATTCTTGGCCACTTGGGTTAGGATCTCAGTGAGGCGTGGCAGAGCCACTCCCATGAAAGGCATAGAAGCGCCCTGTAGCACAAAGAAGCTTCGCATAATtgctgcaaacaaaaacaatcattAAATGTTAACAGAAACTAACGATTTATATGGCTTACCCTTCATCACAAATTCATTCTCTGATGCTCCGGGCATCGCGAGTGTTGCAAAAAGTCCGCTAATCAGTGAATTCACATGTGGCGCCAGTACTTGTGGGCCAAACACAATCCCATTGCTGGCATCGCGCATGGCCAGAATCTTCTCCACGGAACAGGCGGCATAGCTGTGAACCACAATGCTTTCGGCGGGCAGATGGCGTATGAGCTGCGGCAGGCAATTGGCCAGCACCTGGGGACCCAAAATGCTGCGGAAGACCATGATATACTTGATAGCTGCTGCCTTAAGCACAGGTATCTCATTGACTGGAAAAGGGAACGTAAATTAGACCAACAAAAATGGTACAGACTCTTCGTATTTCCTTACTATTGAGTCTCTCTAGCTCTGGTATTATCTGCGTGGCACAGAACTCTGGCAGCGGCACCAAATCTGAGGTCTGTGTGATGCCATGCTTCTTGGTTCCGCCTCGCGATGCCCACGAGGTGACCAGATAGATGGCAGTGTCTTTTGAACGCCAATTGGCCGCGGGATTCTCCTTGTACTTGGCCAGCAAGATCTCCAGATACTgactaaaaatgccaaagatcTTTTGCTCATAGTTGAGGGACAAAGTCTTTACGAGATCACAGGCAGCACGGCGGCGGGTATCAACGTCCGAGCCCTCAATATCCCGACGAATATACTCTTCGGGACTGTCTTCAAACAGTTCCTCATCGGAGGGCCGAATGTCCAGATTGGGAATGACAACTTTCTCGCAAATGCGTGCCAGAATCTCAGGATTTTCAAATATGCCCTGATAATTCTTTCGCTCAGCAACCACGGTGATAAATTGCAAGGCATTCGACACCAGCTGGGAATGGAATAACGAGAAATCAGGCATATTTTTATGGGTATTTAGTAGCTGCAAAATCTTACCGAATCGTTTTTAGTATTGAGGCTGGTTTTGACCAGCAATTCCCAGACTGCAGTCACGAATTGCTCCATGAACGGCTTAAATTCCTCATCGTACTTCTTCGCATACAGACAGATATTCTCGCAGACTTGCGAGCGCAGAAACTCCAGCACACCGggatcatcgtcatcgtctctGCTCAGAGCTGGGACATTGACGGCCAGCTGCTGGATGAATGCACCCATCCAGGTGTTCATGTTGTCCTCAAAGAACTCGGGCAGATCCTGCGAGTTGAGCGAGAAAAACACCTTGTTGACCAGCACCAATGACCCGTAGATGACCTTCAACGCCTCCATGTTGTTCTCGTGCACTTTGGTCAGCTGCATGGTGGCCTGCAGTAGGTCTGTGAGCGGCTGCGCCATGCGGTCCAGCACGAACTTGATCTCCTCCCACAGGGCTTGCGATTTGAATTCGAATCGATAGCGCTTGAACAGCGAATGTGCCGTTTGTAGGACGCCATTGATCACATTGAAATCGCCCGAGGCGAACCTTTGCACCATCTCGTCGATCATTTGCGGCCATTTTTTCGGGAAATCATGCTTGCCAATGATGCTCACGGCGTCGCTCAGCTGTTTCTGCAGCGCCACGGGGGAGTGCAGCATAAGAGTGACAATCAGAGACTTGATGGTATTGCGATCACTTTCGTGAATGCGATCCGGCCCATCGGTGTCCTCATGCGCTGCCCAATTCCGTTTCACATAgtttttaaatgcaatggCGCCGGCTATACGCGTGGTCATGTCCATTTGCGACTTGTCGATGagattcagcagcagcactggatAGTTTTGCTGCAGTTCGGTAGACTCTAGCAGCTTTTCAGCTGTAATATAAAGATCATAGAATTACCTCtggattattattaaattCATATTCTATCGAGGCGTCGCCGCCGGCATTTCCCGCGCACACCACACGCCACAGATTCCAATACACTTACCCGGCCGGCGTACGTTTGGATCGGCGCTGAGCGTCTGCTGCAAATAACCGGCCAGAAGTTGCAAGTTTGCATCGGTTACTTCCATTTTGATTTTAGTTCTTTGCTAGCCTTTGTTTAAACTAAATGATGCCACTGGATTGCGCGTTGTTCAACAGTTATTGAGAGttttacaaaataatatgaaatCGCAAAAATGAATGGCCTTTTCGcaagcagtgtgaccgcggttTTATCGATAGCATATGCCGTGTGACcgtataaaatataccgccatataccttctcattctgcaaatatactgtaaatataccgatcGGTCATCGTTTTTTGTCGCCTTGAGATAGCAGTGACTTATAAGAGAGTgatctttatatatttttaggaAATAATTGCCGAAGGTCTTGGCATCTTCATACAGATAGTAAACATAATTGTGCTGGTATGTTTGCCCGTTGTAATTATACACCTGAAAGGCCATGCATTCAGTTTAAGTGAgtatcaaatgcaaattccttTTAGCAAAAGATTAACTTAAATCTCACCCTTTACAGTGGGCGCCTCAACCGTGTGCTTCTTTTACTCGATCCTGTTCCTGAAGATCTGGAGCTATGTGCAGACCAATATGTGGTGTCGACAGACCTACTACCAGAAGAATCCCCGAGAGCGGAGGCCCAGCATCACGCTGGCGGAACTTAGTAAGCTGAACTCATCGAAAATGATGCCATCAATCATATTAATGTGCTGTTGTTTTGCCTTTAGAAAACGGTCACTTGGATGGcggagatgatgatgaagctaTTCCCAAGCTGGTGCAGTATCCTGACAATCTCAGCTACAGGGATCTGCTCTACTTTCTGTGCGCTCCCACTTTGTGCTATGAACTGAACTTCCCCCGCACAAGCCGAGTGCGCAAGCGTTTCCTCTTGAAGCGCTTGTTGGAGGTCATCATTGGAGTTCATGTGGTCATGGCCTTGTTCCAGCAATGGATCATTCCCTCGGTGCGCAACTCCCTGATACCATTCTCAAATATGGACGTGGCACTGGCCACAGAGCGTCTCCTTAAACTGGCGGTTAGTATGCGGATTGGCTGTAGTGTTTATGACTAATTTCTAAACTGTTTTCTTTAGCTTCCCAATCACTTGGTCTGGCTGTGCTTCTTTTATCTGATGTTCCACTCCTTCCTGAATGCTGTGGGTGAGCTCCTGAACTTTGCGGATCGCAACTTTTACTGTGATTGGTGGAATGCCAACAACATTGACACCTTCTGGCGTACCTGGAACATGCCGGTGCACAGGTGGTGTGTGCGTCATCTGTACATTCCGGTCGTCCAAATGGGCTACTCGTCGCGTCAGGCTTCAACCATAGTGTTCCTCTTTAGTGCCTTTTTCCATGAGTACTTGGTAAGATCCGGGGACAGAAAGTGATCGGATCATAACttacattttatttctatCTTTTAGGTCTCTGTTCCTCTACAAACATACAAGATCTGGGCATTTATGGGCATGATGGGACAGATTCCGCTCTCAGCGGTATCCAAATATATCGAGCGTCGCCTGGGCCCGCGAATGGGCAATATCATTGTTTGGGCATCCATTATTCTGGGTCAGCCGCTGTGTATTATGATGTACTATCACGATTATGTGGTCACGCATTACCAGAACTCACTCAACGGCACCGAATACGAGAGCTAGATTTTAAGAGACACTTTCTGCGGGATGGAACTGGAACTTCGGCACTGGTCCGTGTactttttgtaatttataagCCAAACTGCAAGTTAAGGAAACAAACTTGTgattgccaccaccaccatacAAAATctattttgtattctttttgcACATGCATATAGTACTGATTAAAGCAGATAGCTTGTTGTTAAATGCATTTGTTAATGAATTTAAGTgtcatgtaaataaataatcaaattttaaattcctTAATTTTTAAGGTATATTCAATTACTTTTCCAAACATAAATGTGAtcgcacaaatattttgatcTTTTCGTCGCTACATCAAACAAGGTCGCCGCAAAAGTGAAAgttgaattttcaattgaatattACATGCAAATAAGGCTTTCAGAACACAGACAATTTATCAATGAACCGGTTATAATTATAGGTTCAACACTGAGAGTTTTAGCttgctagtaatattaaatagaatatcaaaatcgagaaaaatGAATGACGATTCGGTAAATTTACGGTATTTTTAGAAAAtgatggtatatttttgagggtcggGCAGTATATTTCAGCGATAACTCCGATATCACACTGGTAGTTCTGAAACCAAGCCAAAACAACCATTtttcataaaaattcaatatcAGCGTAATATATATAGTTTAGGTGCATTATTCTGgcgttatttattttgttaaacaaaGTGCAATTGTGGCTTTGCCATCAGTTCACCTGCTACGGTAGGTTCTCAAAGAGTGTTTGGCATGTTTTTCGTCGGCATTTTCGCGACGCCCGGCACACATAGatatcgtgtgtgtgtgtgcgattgtCCAATTGCCAGTGTATGTGTtacgtgtgtgtctgtgtctcgcGCTGGGTCTGACAATTTTTTACATCAGCGCTTGCATGCGGCCATAATTAAATGAGGAACGCGATTTGTCTAACACAATGTTATCAATTTCCAGGACGATTTGGCGTAGTCACCAGAGACTGCAACTACAAGCAGCACTCGTGCATCGTGCGTCGGCGAGCAGTGGAAATTTAAGGCGGCACCAGAACTCCCCAATTTCATTAGCGCTAGCGGAAGACCCGGCTGATTGTAGTCACGTAAGTGTACCGTGTGTGCCTGGATGTCTTTCAATGCTAGAAATAGTTTAACATGAGTTCGCCAATCCCCAAGCAGATAATGAGTGGTCGGTATcgtggcggcggtggaggtggCGGGCGTTATGGCGGCGGACCGGGTGGTCCGCCAGGTGGCCCTGGCTATGGCGGCGGTGGCTATAATGATTTTGACAATTATcgaggcggcggtggcaatgGAGGCGGAAACGGTGGCGGCTACAACGACAACTTCGGCCCAGGACCCAATCCCTTTAATAGTAAGTaccaaaagaaagcaaaaaagaattccaaatatacattttgctcctgctgcagtggGCCCCAACGTTTCCTACAATGACATGATGCAACTTATGAGCGCCATGgccagcaacatcaacatgaACTCGCAGCCCCCGCAGCCCATGAGGCAGAGTTGCGGCGAACTAAGGAATCATCATTGCGGCCTGTTCGTGGAACTCTCGGGTAGGCTGATCAAGAAGCGAGTGAATCGCTTCGCTGAGCTGAGGGATCGCAATGGTGGCGCCTGCCAGCTGGTTGTTCTCGAGGACAAGCATCCCCGGGTGGCGCGACGCATGAACAACATGCCCGAGAACACAACGCTCACGATTGTGGGCCAAGTGATGAGGAGGCCGCACAATTCCTGCAATCAAACGATGCCAACGGGCGAAATAGAGGTTGAGGTTCAAGATATCCTCAACATCCACTTCCCGGCGAGTGGCACAAAGCGAGCGGGCGATAAGCGCAGCTACAGCACcatggtgcagcagcagagcactCAGGGCATAACCAGCACCGAATACAAGATTGCCAGTGAGTCTCAGAATAGAGTAGAAAAGTGCAGTTTGAAATATATTAATAATCGATTTAACAGGGAACGAAAACATTCTGAAATACTTTGAAAATCGCGATCTAACGTGCAACGATCTGAGGCGCGATGATGTGGGAAAAACTGTTACTCTGGTGGGCTGGATACCATCAacgaaaaacaataaattcctGCAGCTCAAGGATGGCTATGGACAAACTCAGTTAATGATTGAAGATCAGTCGGTGAGTCCATCTTTTGCATAAATCTTTTATGTTATTAAATGTTCCGCATATTTACACGCAGCTTGTAGACACTTTTATGTCCACGCCCGACCAAACTGTGCTCCAAGTGGTGGGAAAAGTGCTGGGCAGACCCAAAGCCAATATTAATTTGGTAAGTTTTAGCCAAAACCTTTTTtcccataaataattgtttcattgattgtatttttcttttagaAATACGACACTGGCGAGGTGGAGGTTAGTGTGACGAGCGTCAAGATCTTGAATCCCGATGATCCATACGACGGACCCATTAAAATCAAAGAGAAACAACAGAAGATGTCCATTGATGATCTGGAGGCTGAAGAGGCCGCCGCTTGCGGCTCCTCCCATGCGGACAGCAACAATGGTGAGCCCAAGGAAGACGGTGGGCCGGAGACCACGTTATCCACGAACAATGGCAGCAATACCGAGCAGCGCATAAAGGTGGCCGACACGAATAAGTTTGCTGATCGCA
The sequence above is a segment of the Drosophila subobscura isolate 14011-0131.10 chromosome U, UCBerk_Dsub_1.0, whole genome shotgun sequence genome. Coding sequences within it:
- the LOC117902580 gene encoding diacylglycerol O-acyltransferase 1 isoform X2; this encodes MTTTKDPQEKGAPKVEQERNGLMKRLRRSASATEHNLTSLRNRKSTQNLFDQHGNPIDLRQYRKVLDKDENGNGTKARYRRTQSVTRAEEISTKEEKQRRAQPGRPIHRPRDSLFSWSSGFTNFTGLVNWGFLLLCIGGLRLGLENLLKYGVRINPLDWFFFISGRNEGEGHNALILSLYSTVHISLCLAVEKGLAMEIIAEGLGIFIQIVNIIVLVCLPVVIIHLKGHAFSLMGASTVCFFYSILFLKIWSYVQTNMWCRQTYYQKNPRERRPSITLAELKNGHLDGGDDDEAIPKLVQYPDNLSYRDLLYFLCAPTLCYELNFPRTSRVRKRFLLKRLLEVIIGVHVVMALFQQWIIPSVRNSLIPFSNMDVALATERLLKLALPNHLVWLCFFYLMFHSFLNAVGELLNFADRNFYCDWWNANNIDTFWRTWNMPVHRWCVRHLYIPVVQMGYSSRQASTIVFLFSAFFHEYLVSVPLQTYKIWAFMGMMGQIPLSAVSKYIERRLGPRMGNIIVWASIILGQPLCIMMYYHDYVVTHYQNSLNGTEYES
- the LOC117902580 gene encoding diacylglycerol O-acyltransferase 1 isoform X1, with product MQGAQKIHNHHATMTTTKDPQEKGAPKVEQERNGLMKRLRRSASATEHNLTSLRNRKSTQNLFDQHGNPIDLRQYRKVLDKDENGNGTKARYRRTQSVTRAEEISTKEEKQRRAQPGRPIHRPRDSLFSWSSGFTNFTGLVNWGFLLLCIGGLRLGLENLLKYGVRINPLDWFFFISGRNEGEGHNALILSLYSTVHISLCLAVEKGLAMEIIAEGLGIFIQIVNIIVLVCLPVVIIHLKGHAFSLMGASTVCFFYSILFLKIWSYVQTNMWCRQTYYQKNPRERRPSITLAELKNGHLDGGDDDEAIPKLVQYPDNLSYRDLLYFLCAPTLCYELNFPRTSRVRKRFLLKRLLEVIIGVHVVMALFQQWIIPSVRNSLIPFSNMDVALATERLLKLALPNHLVWLCFFYLMFHSFLNAVGELLNFADRNFYCDWWNANNIDTFWRTWNMPVHRWCVRHLYIPVVQMGYSSRQASTIVFLFSAFFHEYLVSVPLQTYKIWAFMGMMGQIPLSAVSKYIERRLGPRMGNIIVWASIILGQPLCIMMYYHDYVVTHYQNSLNGTEYES
- the LOC117902578 gene encoding exportin-2 → MEVTDANLQLLAGYLQQTLSADPNVRRPAEKLLESTELQQNYPVLLLNLIDKSQMDMTTRIAGAIAFKNYVKRNWAAHEDTDGPDRIHESDRNTIKSLIVTLMLHSPVALQKQLSDAVSIIGKHDFPKKWPQMIDEMVQRFASGDFNVINGVLQTAHSLFKRYRFEFKSQALWEEIKFVLDRMAQPLTDLLQATMQLTKVHENNMEALKVIYGSLVLVNKVFFSLNSQDLPEFFEDNMNTWMGAFIQQLAVNVPALSRDDDDDPGVLEFLRSQVCENICLYAKKYDEEFKPFMEQFVTAVWELLVKTSLNTKNDSLVSNALQFITVVAERKNYQGIFENPEILARICEKVVIPNLDIRPSDEELFEDSPEEYIRRDIEGSDVDTRRRAACDLVKTLSLNYEQKIFGIFSQYLEILLAKYKENPAANWRSKDTAIYLVTSWASRGGTKKHGITQTSDLVPLPEFCATQIIPELERLNINEIPVLKAAAIKYIMVFRSILGPQVLANCLPQLIRHLPAESIVVHSYAACSVEKILAMRDASNGIVFGPQVLAPHVNSLISGLFATLAMPGASENEFVMKAIMRSFFVLQGASMPFMGVALPRLTEILTQVAKNPSRPHFNHYLFETLALSIKIVCQADASAVSSFEEALFPVFQGILQQDIVEFMPYVFQMLSVLLEVREGSGSIPEPYWALFPCLLSPALWDRTGNVTPLIRLICAFVKQGAAQIQAMGKLNGILGIFQKMIASKANDHEGFYLLQNLLSYYPAAEMQSSMRQIFGLLFQRLSLSKTPKYISGIIVFFCFYVIKADGSHLAKLIDEIQPNMFGMLLERIFITDLQKVVKELDRKMVAVGVTKLLTETPEMVLPQYAQFWPRLLHALIDMFEHPLESLKGIEGGEIVGGVAEDPDAGYQVAFAQLTHAQPKQQDHLAEITDARQFLVNALSKYSQKRPGELTNLLGPLEQDYKQILQKYCDQAGVRIV